A single genomic interval of Alteromonas sp. BL110 harbors:
- a CDS encoding GAF domain-containing protein: MPLQFAFTESNSSVSEHLLFEGREYQIGRADSADIVIPHPQISRSHIVLRAAKHADNDHIWHLSDTSSTGCFSNAGIPVKHLTLDKPHVLQLGPIPCEFTPVAFNNVVKLDSVREWRKQQLKQYQNQLQHCNNSTALINLARECLTQSLGCERASLILLDKTNNYQLGVGYEDWMQGNDFTGSRTIINQCMQTNVVRAIGNIVCDNTLNKQHSIINHGIQAAICVPVCLDEKPVGVLYADSVLGRRYFTQTDIEFATSLANMISMRLLFHTIEHKLSLIS; encoded by the coding sequence ATGCCATTACAGTTTGCCTTTACAGAAAGCAATAGCAGCGTAAGTGAACACTTGCTATTTGAAGGGCGTGAATATCAAATCGGGCGCGCCGACAGCGCCGATATTGTTATTCCTCACCCTCAAATATCACGCTCTCATATCGTTTTACGCGCTGCAAAACATGCTGACAACGATCATATCTGGCATTTGAGCGACACCAGTTCGACAGGGTGCTTCAGTAACGCAGGCATTCCGGTTAAGCACCTTACGTTAGACAAGCCTCACGTTTTGCAACTTGGTCCAATTCCTTGTGAGTTCACGCCTGTTGCATTTAACAATGTCGTTAAACTTGATAGCGTGCGTGAATGGCGTAAGCAACAGCTAAAACAATATCAAAACCAACTACAGCACTGTAACAACAGTACTGCACTTATTAACCTTGCCAGAGAGTGTTTAACTCAGTCGCTTGGGTGTGAACGCGCTTCGCTCATATTGCTCGATAAAACAAATAACTATCAGCTTGGTGTAGGGTATGAAGACTGGATGCAGGGCAATGACTTTACAGGCAGCCGCACTATCATCAATCAATGTATGCAGACAAACGTCGTTCGCGCTATCGGCAATATTGTTTGCGACAACACCCTCAATAAGCAGCACAGTATAATTAACCATGGTATTCAGGCCGCTATTTGTGTACCCGTGTGTTTAGATGAAAAACCCGTTGGTGTTTTATATGCTGACTCTGTTCTAGGGCGACGCTACTTCACGCAAACGGACATAGAATTTGCCACCTCCTTAGCAAATATGATTTCCATGCGTTTGTTATTCCACACAATAGAGCATAAACTTTCACTTATAAGCTAG
- a CDS encoding S8 family serine peptidase, with protein MKFLNNKTVLSVAIACALPASMVNAKTFDKTLADALAASPLELQQVIVTFEGKGPATTEQITALESLGITGGVSLRNVPIVGVLANKQQVEALYQRDDVVSVWNNDPLELENHESTQITGVQALQADRDIRINGMPVSGKGIGVVVNDSGVDGTHGDLAFPDHVVQNVLAQVNLNSYSGILPITYQENVSNTDILGGHGTHVAGTVGGNGAKSGGLHAGVAPGADIIGYGSGAGLFILDTIGGFDYALTHQFDYNIRVISNSFGNTGDVGTDFNPDDPTNVVTKALADNGIITVFSAGNSGPGESTITGNFKKAPWVITVAAGNKQGELADFSSRGVDGKGGQAVVDGEVFTWEDRPTVTAPGVDVISARASLSSLGGLSAADDAEMIEPQHLPFYTVSSGTSMAAPHVSGIVALMLEANPNLQWEDVKRILQETATPMAGMDEWEVGAGYVNAYAAVTAVLEGEEVFGDTVKKNREFNAFANVAEGDSFTLPTTYLPVGESPVEEFEVTPDVSMVVASASIETATAFVLEDPAGNTYGSGIGLPVLGSSVGTAAPGMPGTWKLYSRGIGSISGVSVDPLGVTNGVGIPGTNDVNIRLLVTSGYTGIDDTEGHPAKPFIEYVVANELMDAKESGFAPDAPLTRVELADTLALSANLRQTNDGNTVNFSDVSAENAAAVNSATATGAVLGDLEMNTQPVMQFDGDFFDSNMQVSKEEMAYSMVQALGLEDAANSFDSEKVIAIVLGEAIEVEDTDAIAPEYRGHVQQALAAGIMQVEVKVEQGPFDLQPTLKAFFNPQDGVSRGEAAFILTQYAEL; from the coding sequence ATGAAGTTCCTTAATAATAAAACAGTATTATCAGTTGCTATTGCTTGTGCCCTACCAGCGAGCATGGTGAATGCAAAAACTTTCGATAAAACATTAGCCGATGCACTTGCTGCATCGCCACTAGAACTACAACAAGTAATCGTTACATTTGAAGGTAAGGGACCTGCCACAACAGAACAAATTACAGCACTTGAATCGTTAGGCATTACAGGTGGTGTTAGCCTACGCAATGTGCCTATTGTTGGGGTGTTAGCTAATAAACAGCAAGTTGAAGCGCTTTATCAACGTGATGACGTAGTTTCAGTTTGGAACAATGACCCACTAGAACTAGAAAATCATGAGTCTACTCAAATTACGGGGGTTCAAGCACTTCAAGCTGATCGCGATATTCGCATTAACGGCATGCCTGTATCAGGCAAAGGTATAGGTGTTGTGGTAAACGACTCGGGTGTTGACGGTACCCACGGCGATTTAGCGTTTCCTGATCACGTTGTTCAAAACGTATTGGCGCAGGTGAACTTGAACAGCTATAGCGGAATCTTGCCTATCACTTACCAAGAAAACGTATCTAACACTGATATTTTAGGCGGTCACGGAACACATGTGGCAGGCACAGTAGGCGGTAACGGCGCCAAGAGTGGTGGCTTACATGCAGGTGTAGCACCAGGTGCAGATATAATTGGTTATGGCTCGGGTGCCGGTCTATTTATCTTGGATACTATCGGCGGCTTCGACTACGCGTTAACCCACCAGTTCGACTATAACATTCGCGTAATCTCTAACTCCTTTGGTAACACAGGTGATGTAGGCACAGACTTCAACCCAGATGATCCAACCAATGTTGTAACTAAGGCTTTGGCTGATAACGGTATTATTACTGTGTTTTCAGCAGGTAACTCAGGCCCTGGCGAGTCGACAATCACCGGTAACTTTAAAAAGGCACCTTGGGTAATTACTGTTGCTGCGGGTAACAAGCAGGGCGAACTGGCTGACTTTAGTTCACGGGGTGTAGACGGAAAAGGCGGGCAGGCAGTTGTAGATGGCGAGGTGTTCACATGGGAAGACCGTCCTACCGTAACGGCACCAGGGGTAGACGTTATATCTGCACGCGCATCACTGTCTAGCTTAGGCGGCTTGAGCGCGGCTGATGACGCTGAAATGATTGAGCCTCAACACTTACCGTTTTATACCGTATCTAGCGGTACTTCAATGGCAGCCCCCCACGTGTCAGGTATTGTCGCACTTATGCTTGAAGCGAATCCAAATCTTCAATGGGAAGATGTAAAACGCATTCTTCAGGAAACCGCAACACCAATGGCTGGTATGGACGAGTGGGAAGTGGGTGCAGGTTATGTTAACGCCTATGCTGCGGTAACTGCAGTGCTTGAGGGTGAAGAAGTATTCGGCGATACCGTGAAGAAAAATCGCGAATTTAACGCATTTGCTAACGTTGCTGAAGGCGATAGCTTTACGCTACCTACAACTTATCTTCCTGTTGGTGAGTCACCAGTAGAAGAGTTTGAGGTAACGCCTGACGTATCTATGGTGGTGGCAAGCGCATCAATCGAAACAGCAACAGCCTTTGTACTAGAAGACCCGGCAGGAAATACCTATGGTTCCGGCATCGGTTTACCTGTTTTGGGCTCTTCAGTAGGTACGGCTGCGCCAGGTATGCCAGGTACATGGAAACTATATAGCCGCGGTATTGGCAGCATTAGTGGTGTATCGGTTGACCCACTAGGTGTTACAAATGGTGTGGGTATTCCTGGCACTAACGATGTGAACATTCGCTTATTAGTCACTTCAGGTTATACCGGTATTGATGATACAGAAGGCCACCCAGCTAAACCATTCATTGAATATGTAGTAGCAAATGAACTTATGGACGCGAAGGAAAGCGGTTTTGCACCCGACGCCCCTCTAACGCGTGTAGAGCTTGCTGATACGCTAGCGCTTAGCGCTAATCTTCGACAAACCAATGACGGTAATACAGTGAACTTCAGCGATGTAAGTGCAGAAAATGCTGCCGCAGTAAATTCAGCAACAGCGACTGGCGCAGTGTTAGGTGATTTAGAGATGAATACGCAACCGGTAATGCAATTTGACGGCGACTTCTTTGATAGCAACATGCAGGTAAGCAAAGAAGAAATGGCGTACTCAATGGTTCAAGCATTAGGCCTTGAAGATGCCGCGAACAGCTTTGACTCTGAAAAGGTTATCGCTATCGTGCTTGGTGAAGCGATTGAAGTTGAAGACACAGACGCAATTGCACCTGAGTATCGCGGCCATGTTCAACAAGCTTTAGCTGCAGGAATAATGCAGGTGGAAGTTAAAGTAGAGCAAGGTCCATTTGACCTACAGCCTACACTTAAAGCCTTCTTTAATCCTCAAGATGGCGTATCACGAGGCGAAGCGGCGTTTATCTTAACGCAATACGCAGAACTTTAG
- a CDS encoding catalase, with the protein MRTTMKSTLTKFVLGGVAASMLALGVSADTLTRQNGAPVGDNQNSQTAGPWGPVLLQDSHLIEKLASFDRERIPERVVHARGVGIHGYYENYVDLSDETVAAPFQGEGKKTEVFVRFSSVVHGHLSPETLRDPRGFAVKFYTEQGNWDLVGNNFPVFFIRDAIKFPDMVHAFKPSPVTNKQDAKRIFDFFSHVPESTHTLTMLFSDYGTPASYLNMDGSGVHAFKFVDDEGNYKYVKFTWKANQPIKNFSAEEAMKVQGMDFQPHTTDVYTRIGEKGETASWDLYLQELEPEQLDDFEFNPLDTTKIWPESLVPAKKIGRLVLNRVPDNFFEETEQAAFAPSNLIPGIEPSEDRMLQGRLFSYADTQRYRLGVNAYRIPINAPKNAVINNHEQHGQLRTTSSNRDVNYQPSRRLDLNEDPAFRYSSKPLAGMTQQIPFYKEQNFKQAGEFFRNLTKEGQKHLISNLGGALASVPEEEIRVIISAYMYNADKDYGKGVAKLAKAPMSKVRQTAKDLMEQQAARAAKAKQVAESLTALMQ; encoded by the coding sequence GTGAGAACCACAATGAAATCAACCTTAACTAAATTTGTATTAGGCGGCGTCGCTGCCAGTATGCTTGCTTTAGGCGTAAGCGCAGATACACTAACTCGTCAAAATGGCGCACCAGTAGGTGATAACCAGAACTCGCAAACCGCGGGTCCATGGGGTCCAGTATTACTGCAAGACTCTCACCTTATTGAAAAGCTTGCATCATTCGACCGCGAACGTATTCCAGAGCGCGTTGTTCACGCCCGTGGTGTTGGTATCCACGGCTACTATGAAAACTATGTCGACTTATCTGACGAGACAGTTGCCGCACCTTTTCAAGGTGAAGGCAAAAAGACAGAAGTATTTGTTCGTTTTTCATCTGTAGTTCACGGACATTTATCACCAGAAACACTACGTGACCCACGTGGTTTTGCGGTGAAGTTTTACACCGAACAAGGTAACTGGGATCTCGTAGGTAACAACTTCCCGGTATTCTTTATCCGTGATGCGATAAAATTCCCAGATATGGTTCATGCATTTAAACCATCACCTGTGACGAACAAGCAAGATGCGAAACGCATTTTTGATTTCTTCTCGCACGTGCCAGAGTCAACGCATACATTAACCATGCTTTTCTCTGATTATGGTACACCGGCAAGCTATTTGAATATGGACGGCTCAGGCGTTCACGCATTTAAATTTGTTGATGACGAAGGTAATTACAAGTACGTGAAGTTTACTTGGAAAGCGAACCAACCTATTAAGAACTTCTCTGCTGAAGAAGCAATGAAAGTTCAAGGTATGGACTTCCAGCCGCACACCACGGATGTTTATACCCGTATCGGTGAAAAAGGTGAAACAGCATCTTGGGATCTGTATCTTCAAGAGTTAGAGCCAGAACAGTTAGATGATTTCGAGTTTAACCCACTTGATACTACTAAAATTTGGCCTGAATCTTTGGTTCCTGCTAAGAAAATTGGTCGTTTAGTGCTTAACCGTGTGCCAGACAACTTCTTTGAAGAAACTGAGCAAGCGGCATTTGCACCAAGCAACTTAATTCCAGGTATTGAGCCGTCAGAAGACAGAATGCTTCAAGGTCGTTTGTTCTCGTATGCTGATACGCAGCGCTACCGTTTAGGTGTTAATGCGTACCGCATTCCGATTAATGCGCCGAAAAACGCGGTTATCAATAACCACGAGCAACACGGTCAGCTTCGCACAACTAGCTCTAATCGCGATGTGAACTATCAGCCAAGCCGTCGCCTAGACCTAAACGAAGACCCAGCGTTTCGTTATTCAAGCAAGCCGCTTGCAGGTATGACACAACAAATTCCTTTCTATAAAGAACAGAATTTCAAGCAAGCGGGTGAGTTTTTCCGAAACCTGACTAAAGAAGGTCAAAAGCACCTTATTAGTAACTTAGGTGGTGCGCTAGCGTCGGTGCCTGAAGAAGAAATTCGCGTAATTATCAGTGCTTATATGTATAACGCAGATAAAGACTATGGTAAGGGCGTAGCCAAACTAGCTAAAGCACCAATGTCGAAAGTTCGCCAAACTGCAAAAGACTTGATGGAGCAACAGGCAGCACGCGCTGCAAAAGCAAAGCAAGTTGCAGAAAGCCTAACGGCACTTATGCAATAA
- a CDS encoding DUF6689 family protein, with protein sequence MMFTAMKFRQLTTVVATTVLLLFSTAQAQVVTPATLTVDDNKIQAKLTLTSLIEVDLTVEFENSIGLNANTIDITAELLDPADLTITDRLPSALTSAVTGFPVLVSISPKTDAGFGFEGLATVELYTKAIHYTPTIPWRLFTSHDGGQFEDITTLTSSGSFRARGSTGQFSDFIILLDNRPSTAVINDKVASINTTVNGNRDKIAPLLEAAIDSGLNDIQSALAINDDDAALTAVDSLITLIDNASGSQIADVWRSSGDVVNVKGLLLTQLQTLRFSLRTL encoded by the coding sequence ATGATGTTTACTGCGATGAAATTCAGACAACTTACTACTGTTGTTGCCACCACTGTATTACTTCTGTTTTCAACCGCGCAAGCCCAGGTAGTTACTCCTGCAACCCTAACTGTCGATGACAATAAGATTCAGGCGAAACTTACGCTTACCAGCTTAATCGAAGTTGATTTGACCGTTGAGTTTGAAAACAGTATTGGTCTTAATGCTAACACCATTGATATTACTGCAGAGTTGCTAGACCCTGCAGACTTAACTATTACAGACCGTCTGCCTTCAGCATTAACAAGTGCCGTTACTGGCTTCCCTGTTCTTGTTTCTATCTCGCCGAAAACAGATGCAGGATTTGGCTTTGAAGGTTTGGCGACGGTTGAGCTTTACACTAAAGCCATTCACTACACCCCAACCATTCCATGGCGTTTGTTTACTTCCCATGACGGCGGGCAATTTGAAGACATAACGACGCTTACTTCATCGGGTAGCTTTCGCGCGCGCGGTAGCACAGGACAGTTTTCTGATTTCATTATCTTGCTCGACAATCGTCCTTCAACTGCCGTCATTAACGACAAAGTTGCCTCTATAAATACGACAGTTAATGGTAATCGCGACAAAATTGCACCGCTGCTAGAAGCAGCCATTGATAGCGGACTAAATGACATTCAGTCAGCGCTGGCGATAAACGATGACGATGCAGCATTAACTGCGGTTGATAGCCTTATCACGCTTATTGATAACGCATCTGGAAGCCAGATTGCAGACGTATGGCGTTCAAGTGGCGACGTGGTCAATGTAAAAGGATTACTCCTTACTCAGCTGCAAACATTACGTTTTAGCTTGAGAACACTGTAA
- a CDS encoding serine/threonine-protein kinase gives MNRPDVFSSQNNSLKTEALALGPTIAPNSRLANRFRIVEQLGSGAQANVYSAIDELLDVKVALKVIEGGASDPVKMQTIRNEVNIARQLQHPNIIRVHDIFSDGDTAFFTMAFIEGEPLYTRLEKPISKTDFDKWQQQLIVSLLACKSIGIKHGDIKPDNILIDDNEDIKLIDFGIGQSATACVQTSGHQRYTAPEVIQTGKASEHSDTYSLGKVLEDMLGCVEKEGVGISHYLWLKKRKTCITQLTHHLPAKRLSLEEAFSFDGRALSVNGSTNVTNKTLVVFSIIALLVLVLSASIFSFTWYQKSPPKLAADSPIQLLVLNDPQYPLLETINTLLRYPLSTHPNIVLDNKEQTQALVSNLALSPFTSENDRTDLAATLAANSALLLDATPTSNSAYLLHASVLSMPANTPIFTVSHNVNANSLSKDLEEFSNKLIQQLFDAVESQSPQPQPDLRYLDVLDSTWQKGETLNSADAIEAIIATTPDYPGGWVADARNRMNIGDYDRARQALETLTSIPNLAPYWRLQSELLRAELNEDLALAQQSINALVSQFPNRPELLSMRADIYQWAGEDTKAMADYKAAIALRPNNGQLWFELARLQIINGDIDTATSDSLTRALVAFRQAKDTRGESLVLNAFGIAYLRTADNIAAARYFKDALALRDAKTQPSQRAKTLANYAIATSLTGDYATAEASLEEAVKLLHDLGDLAQEAHVNDTLGFMFEERGQFARALDYYKRGLDIRVQTDDKVLQPQSMSNVAYMHFLIGDISLAEIYWQQAKMLFERNGDESHLLRTHQNLAQLSLVKGDKNIASNYLTTVEERLSTQHNQEKLYNHLLFSYLNFANGNLEKATQHAAQAKRLAQESEDSRAKTEVLLWEGEICLLTANWSCLEKRLESVLPTISEERHEQFAVYQWLTLGLKHYQGNLNGESDGIYKTLLNNDNVPAITETKILLDMQQRLSLGASSSIMEKLSSLIKPTYYQQYLQWLYIKASFGDVASVEKLKQKLALYPSYWRNHLYYRAVPGKEGTADKLTTRWLSQLSEKQAGDYRNAYFE, from the coding sequence TTGAACAGGCCAGATGTATTCTCGTCGCAAAATAATTCCCTTAAAACTGAAGCTTTAGCTTTAGGGCCAACTATTGCGCCAAATTCACGTTTAGCTAACCGTTTTCGCATTGTAGAACAGTTAGGCTCTGGCGCTCAGGCTAATGTCTATAGTGCTATTGACGAGCTACTTGATGTGAAAGTGGCGCTTAAAGTGATAGAAGGTGGTGCTAGCGACCCAGTTAAAATGCAAACTATCCGCAATGAAGTCAATATTGCCAGACAGCTTCAACACCCCAATATCATTCGTGTACATGATATTTTCTCTGATGGCGATACTGCCTTCTTTACCATGGCTTTCATTGAAGGAGAGCCCCTTTACACGCGCCTTGAAAAGCCTATCAGCAAGACCGACTTCGATAAGTGGCAACAACAACTCATTGTGTCCCTGCTTGCGTGTAAATCCATAGGTATTAAGCACGGCGATATAAAGCCAGACAACATCCTAATTGACGATAATGAAGATATTAAGCTTATCGACTTTGGCATCGGTCAAAGCGCGACTGCGTGTGTCCAAACCAGCGGGCATCAACGCTACACAGCGCCTGAAGTTATTCAAACCGGAAAAGCAAGTGAGCATTCTGACACCTATAGCCTAGGTAAAGTGCTAGAAGACATGTTGGGGTGTGTTGAAAAAGAAGGAGTTGGCATCTCCCATTACTTGTGGTTAAAAAAGCGCAAAACCTGCATTACTCAATTAACCCATCACTTACCGGCTAAGAGACTTTCGCTGGAAGAAGCCTTTAGCTTTGATGGACGAGCCCTTAGCGTTAATGGCAGCACTAACGTAACAAACAAAACCCTTGTTGTGTTTTCTATAATTGCTTTATTGGTATTAGTGCTGAGTGCCAGTATTTTTTCCTTCACTTGGTATCAAAAAAGCCCTCCTAAATTAGCGGCAGATAGCCCAATTCAACTTTTGGTATTGAACGACCCCCAGTACCCGCTTTTAGAAACCATTAACACGTTACTTCGCTACCCTTTGTCTACCCACCCCAATATAGTGTTAGACAACAAAGAACAGACCCAAGCATTGGTAAGCAATTTAGCGTTATCCCCCTTTACAAGTGAAAATGATCGCACTGATTTGGCCGCTACACTTGCAGCTAATAGCGCATTGCTTCTTGATGCTACGCCTACCAGTAATAGTGCGTACTTGCTTCACGCTAGCGTACTCAGCATGCCTGCCAATACGCCCATTTTTACAGTGTCACACAATGTAAATGCAAACTCCCTTTCAAAGGATTTAGAGGAGTTTTCCAACAAGTTAATTCAGCAACTATTTGATGCGGTTGAATCTCAATCACCCCAACCACAACCTGATTTACGTTATCTGGATGTGTTAGATAGCACATGGCAAAAGGGTGAAACATTAAATAGTGCAGATGCTATTGAAGCCATTATAGCAACAACCCCCGATTACCCCGGCGGATGGGTAGCTGATGCCCGCAATAGGATGAATATTGGCGACTATGATAGAGCCAGACAGGCACTGGAAACTTTAACCAGCATTCCTAACCTGGCACCGTATTGGAGACTGCAAAGCGAACTGCTAAGAGCTGAACTCAATGAAGATTTAGCCCTTGCTCAACAATCGATAAATGCATTGGTTTCTCAATTCCCTAACCGACCAGAACTGCTATCAATGCGAGCCGATATATATCAGTGGGCGGGCGAAGACACTAAAGCGATGGCTGACTACAAAGCCGCAATAGCCCTTCGACCTAATAACGGACAACTGTGGTTTGAGCTGGCTCGTTTACAGATTATTAACGGAGATATAGACACTGCCACCAGCGACTCGTTAACACGCGCACTTGTCGCATTTCGACAAGCCAAGGATACCCGAGGTGAAAGCTTAGTGCTGAATGCCTTTGGCATTGCCTACCTGCGAACGGCCGACAATATAGCAGCCGCACGTTATTTTAAAGATGCGCTGGCGCTGCGCGATGCAAAAACTCAGCCTTCGCAACGGGCCAAAACCTTAGCAAACTATGCTATTGCTACCTCGCTTACAGGTGACTACGCCACTGCTGAAGCGTCGCTAGAAGAAGCAGTAAAGCTACTTCACGATTTAGGCGACTTGGCACAAGAGGCGCACGTAAACGATACCCTAGGTTTTATGTTTGAAGAGCGAGGACAGTTTGCAAGAGCGTTAGATTACTACAAACGTGGCCTTGATATTCGCGTTCAAACCGATGACAAGGTACTACAGCCCCAAAGCATGAGCAACGTGGCCTATATGCACTTTTTAATTGGTGACATCTCGCTTGCAGAAATTTACTGGCAGCAGGCTAAGATGCTATTTGAAAGAAATGGTGATGAATCCCACCTGCTTCGAACCCATCAGAATCTTGCGCAATTAAGTTTAGTAAAGGGTGATAAGAACATTGCTAGCAATTACTTAACGACAGTAGAGGAGCGACTAAGTACACAGCATAATCAGGAAAAGCTCTATAATCACCTTTTGTTCAGCTATTTAAACTTTGCAAACGGAAATTTAGAGAAAGCCACACAACATGCTGCACAGGCAAAACGCTTAGCTCAGGAGTCTGAAGACAGTCGCGCAAAAACAGAAGTTTTGCTCTGGGAGGGTGAAATATGTTTACTGACTGCAAACTGGTCATGCTTAGAGAAGCGTCTTGAGTCCGTATTGCCCACCATCAGCGAAGAACGTCACGAGCAGTTCGCCGTTTATCAATGGTTAACTTTAGGGTTGAAGCATTATCAAGGTAACCTCAACGGTGAAAGTGACGGCATCTACAAAACGCTTCTAAATAACGACAATGTACCCGCAATCACCGAAACAAAGATTTTACTCGATATGCAGCAGCGTCTGTCTTTAGGCGCTTCGAGCAGTATCATGGAAAAGCTTAGCTCTCTTATTAAACCCACTTATTACCAACAATACTTACAGTGGCTGTATATAAAAGCCTCGTTTGGTGATGTAGCTTCAGTTGAAAAGCTTAAGCAAAAGCTCGCGCTATACCCGTCATACTGGCGTAACCACCTATATTATCGTGCGGTTCCCGGCAAAGAAGGCACCGCCGATAAGCTAACTACGCGGTGGCTGTCTCAACTATCTGAAAAACAAGCTGGTGACTACAGGAACGCCTATTTTGAGTGA
- a CDS encoding sensor histidine kinase, protein MSDLAKEIESIKVLQAKLQARLDADQEILQQLAKRLWAQQESEKAKLSRELHDGIGQLLTGLTRRLQALSSASPEIEALHGIAEMALNDVRQLSRLMSPTILDDLGLKPALNWLCRNLLSDEDIEYHIEINLPKDLSKDISTLLFRIAQETLVNAIKHSDASSLTLTVSYHHNVIRLDIIDNGVGFDSKTIEPGIGLSSIRDRAEAFNATLEIDSAVGQGTRTTVTVPV, encoded by the coding sequence TTGAGTGATTTAGCCAAAGAAATAGAGAGTATTAAGGTACTACAGGCAAAGCTTCAGGCTCGGTTAGACGCCGATCAGGAAATACTTCAACAGCTTGCAAAGCGCCTATGGGCTCAGCAGGAGTCTGAAAAGGCTAAGCTTTCTAGAGAGCTACACGACGGTATTGGGCAGTTACTTACCGGGCTTACAAGACGACTGCAGGCCCTTTCATCTGCGTCGCCTGAAATAGAGGCCCTACACGGCATCGCTGAAATGGCGCTAAATGACGTAAGGCAGCTATCGCGACTTATGAGCCCCACCATTCTCGACGACCTGGGTCTAAAGCCTGCGCTAAACTGGTTGTGTCGTAATCTGCTTAGTGACGAAGATATTGAGTATCACATTGAAATAAATTTACCAAAGGACCTTTCGAAAGACATCAGCACCTTATTATTTAGAATTGCGCAAGAAACCCTGGTTAATGCTATAAAACACAGTGACGCAAGCAGCCTTACTCTGACAGTTTCTTATCACCACAATGTTATTCGTTTAGATATTATTGATAATGGTGTAGGGTTTGATAGTAAAACAATAGAGCCTGGCATTGGTCTTTCGAGTATTCGCGATAGAGCCGAAGCGTTCAACGCGACGCTAGAAATAGATTCTGCTGTAGGGCAAGGCACAAGAACAACAGTAACGGTACCTGTATGA
- a CDS encoding response regulator, which produces MTIRVVLADDHVLMRQGVSQMLNANPDIDVVGECDDGVELIAAVLKLSPDVILMDISMPRMSGLVAIDKILSQRSDAKILVLSMHNEVEYIEAMRDAGAKGYILKESSGDSLVDAIKKVAANKTSFPDEVTHSSNEQCQKHVSPLSVLTRREREVFFLVAAGNTSKKIAELLDMSLKTAENHRSNIYKKLNLSSSAELIRMAGKAGLLE; this is translated from the coding sequence ATGACAATTCGAGTAGTGCTAGCCGACGATCATGTACTCATGCGTCAAGGCGTATCTCAAATGCTAAATGCAAACCCAGATATTGATGTAGTCGGAGAATGCGATGACGGTGTTGAGCTTATTGCAGCGGTGCTAAAACTCTCCCCCGACGTTATTCTGATGGATATTTCTATGCCGCGCATGAGCGGGCTCGTTGCCATTGATAAAATATTGTCACAGCGCAGTGATGCAAAGATACTAGTGCTGTCTATGCACAACGAAGTGGAATATATAGAGGCTATGCGCGACGCGGGCGCAAAGGGGTATATTTTAAAAGAGTCGTCGGGTGACAGCTTAGTCGATGCGATAAAAAAAGTGGCAGCGAACAAGACCTCTTTTCCCGATGAAGTAACCCACTCATCCAATGAGCAGTGCCAAAAGCATGTATCGCCCCTAAGCGTTTTAACTCGACGCGAGCGAGAAGTTTTTTTCTTAGTCGCCGCAGGCAACACCAGTAAGAAGATTGCTGAACTGCTGGATATGAGCCTTAAAACCGCTGAAAACCACCGCAGCAACATTTATAAAAAACTCAACTTAAGCAGTTCTGCAGAACTCATCAGAATGGCCGGGAAAGCAGGCTTGCTAGAATAG
- a CDS encoding ankyrin repeat domain-containing protein encodes MSFLKQTLTAALFVVVTFSSFYTSAAVDPVFSATSKADAPQRATMPDIETLKARYFDAAREGNSTMLGAFYQAGLDVNVADEKGYTALILAAYHGHTETVNYLISEANANPCQEDSRGNTALMGAIFKGHVSVAKQLVFADCDIDEENAQGQTALMFASLFDRQEIINTLIDKGANPAHMDKAGNSVADIALSQGNYELAKVLREQNAN; translated from the coding sequence ATGTCTTTTTTAAAGCAAACACTTACGGCAGCACTGTTCGTTGTTGTCACCTTTAGCAGTTTTTATACTAGCGCGGCCGTGGACCCAGTTTTTAGTGCTACGAGCAAAGCTGATGCACCACAACGAGCGACAATGCCTGACATAGAGACCTTAAAAGCGCGCTATTTCGACGCAGCGCGAGAAGGAAATAGCACCATGCTAGGTGCATTCTACCAAGCAGGTCTGGATGTTAACGTCGCCGATGAGAAAGGCTATACGGCGCTTATTCTTGCTGCCTATCACGGCCACACCGAAACTGTGAATTACCTAATTAGTGAAGCTAATGCCAACCCCTGCCAAGAAGACAGTCGAGGCAACACGGCGCTAATGGGGGCCATCTTCAAAGGGCATGTGAGTGTAGCGAAACAGCTTGTATTTGCCGATTGCGATATAGATGAAGAGAACGCTCAGGGTCAGACTGCATTGATGTTCGCGAGCCTTTTCGACAGGCAGGAAATTATCAATACGCTTATAGACAAAGGGGCTAACCCAGCTCACATGGATAAAGCAGGTAATTCCGTAGCAGATATCGCTCTTTCGCAAGGTAATTACGAGCTAGCGAAAGTATTACGCGAACAAAACGCTAATTAA